The Arabidopsis thaliana chromosome 5, partial sequence genomic interval TCTAAGTTTGAGAAAGGGTGGTTATTGAAGTAAACCGACCCTTGCCTCTTCCCAAGAGCCCACCTCCTCGTCTACGTGGCTTGTTGATCCTCATCCACTCTCAAGCCCTCTTGTCTATCCACTTGTCATTCTCTCATTTATCCATTTCTGCCACTGGCCTTTGTTAATTGTGGTTTAAGAATGCCTGAACATCATAGGATGTTGAAGAACTTATCGaagaatgaaataaatttCGCCGCATATATTACACGTGGCAAATCTGGTAGTCTAGGCCAATATGGCAGTCAAGCTTAACCATTAACATCATGACACGTGTCAAATAAGAGCTTTATGTTGCGCATCAAGCTCTTAAACGAAGTACTTAAACGAATTCAGAATCAGTTCCAAGAAATTTCAATATCCGTGTTGACATTTAACAACTAGTGTAGACATCTCATAAGGCCATATAACTATTCTAAGTTTCTAACTATTGGAAAATTAATGTGTTAAGGTTTCAGAGTAGTAGTTTATGTacactttttagttttataacattttattataagaTGTCGGGGGTGTTTTCCTTTCATTAACTCTACAAGTATATGTATATTCGATATATTAATCATGTTGTTGTTATAACTTTAAGTATTCACAAATGGCTCTTTAAGAAAACGAaacatcaaaatccaaaacttgtGGATAAGTTTCGACGGAAGAGAAAAGTGAAAAGTGTTAATAAACTAATGGATTTGATGATTTCATGTAAGATTCTTCCCAACACATTTAAGGgtttagaaattaaaatattactgAACACTTTCTATTCTAAAATTGTTTGTATTCCACTTGAACTCTGAAGCACTGGAGATTGATGTGCATGTTTATACTCCGATCTTATCCTTTGAGTTTGGACTTTGGATATATATTGCCCATTTATATAATGCAAGTAGCCAAGTATGAAGTATCATGAATCAGCGATGTACttataaaaactgaaaacagtagatttttaatgtttttaattgtgTGTATAGTCTAGTTGGAGAAAGATGTATATTAGTGTATATTTCCATATACATTCtccaataaataatttttatggtttgaCATAAAAGTCTAACACGAAAAAATAACATGCTCAACACATTCAGTTTAAATatctagtttttttattattattattgttcatCAAATATGTTAccaagattaaaattttaatttttacaataaATGGTTGACTAACTCAAAAATCGGGATGACCGTTGACCTGACCAGCTTCCCATGGTCTTCGGAGCCAACCCTAACCACACGTTGACGAGGCGCTGACTCGGAATATTTAGaaacttatcttcttcattttttttccttctaaacATTTATGCTAATTGCCTAATTGGAAAtaagtttgtattttctatttgGAACACaacaaagtaaataaattaaagtagaacaaaataaaacagatcTTTGTGCGGCTCACAAATTCTCAATGTGGCGTGGCGGGTAGTTTTGTTTGGTGCTAGTCTAGCCTTTTAAAATAATCTTTGAACTTGGTCAAACTATAAACAAATTTGTGGGCTTCATGTTGATTTTATAGAAGCTGTGTGCAGTTTCTAAGTAAGCTCAGAAACAATTGGGTCTAAAACCTTTCAAAAGGGCccaaaaatagaagaaaagatttaaGGGCAGTACGACCTGGAAACAACGATTGTGTATGTACATGGAGGCACTATATATTGAggtgttttaatatataaatagttaagATGTATTCATTGATAAGATAATCATAAGCAACATGTTACACTTACAAGAAtaatatatcttttatatacacataaatagAATAATCGTCGAATAGACAAAGACACCCAAATCAAGCGAAGCTTTGTTGAATTTGTTGGATAATCGGAGGAATAATTGTCTGATAAGCTTTCTCCGATGGATGTGCAATGTCCCAAAACACATAACGAGACGCATCCAAGCACGGTATGGGAGCCGCCGGAGCACAACAACAAGGTCTAGTTGGCGAGATAAATCcttaaaaaaaaccaaaaatatgatcatgaaaaattgattcacaagaattgaaaattttatagcAGTAAAGATTTTGGTGATTTAGACTTTACCTGATCTTAGAGGGTTTTTGACAAGTTCGAGGAGAGGATTATACATGTCGACGTATATCGAACGAGAACCTGGGAGCATCGAGTTGAGGTTGTTGACTTCATCCGCTAACTTCCTATTAAAGAGTCTAGCCACTGCGTTTGCGGGTTCTAGACATAAACCTCCAAGAGCATTGCTTGCTCCCGGCAAGCAACCCAATGGTAATGTTCCCATAATCGCGAATTTTCTTGCTCCCAAATTATATAATTCCTATATCAATATTGTTTTGTCCATAAtggaatttaaaattttaagtcaGAGTATGTAACTTTGGAATTAACTTTGAAAAGTATTATACCTTTATGAATGATTGAGTCCATGAAACCATCAAGTCAGTGTATGAAAAGATAGTGTATCGAGTGTTTCTTATCGGATTTGTGAAATATGTGATGGCAATATCGTTATTCCCAGCGGAAATGACAAAAACTGCATTCGATATGATTgatcttgttttctcttcGTCTCCTGTGATGCTATTCAGCTTTGCTATGTAAGCTTTGAAGTCATTTAACTGGTCTGGTACCCAAATAACtccctatattttttttttaacaaatatgaaattatattagtcatttttaattgttaGATGAAAGAAATTCAAAGCACATTATCTTAAGTTTAATAACCGTACCTGAATTCTGGCGGTCATTGGATCTAAACCGGAACCACCAGAAGCAAAACTAACACCGGTTAAGATATCATTGGGTTCAAGGAATGGACTACGATAAGCTGGTACAATATTCTTTATTCCCAAACCTTCGGCTGCATTCATTTTTCAccccaccaaaaaaaatagaatgatGAATTCactttttaataacaaaaaaaaaacgtgaaAATGATTATAACTCTTAAAGAAATTACCAATCAAATCTGTAGGAATTCTTCCATTGCCAAATCTTCCTGTGGCTCTTCGAGTTACAAAATCTCTTCCATAGGGATAGAAATTAACCTTAGTTAGAGTCATGAGATAATTGTTGTTGCCTGTATCGAGAATTGAATCTCCGAACGCTATAACCGCGGGAATATTTCCGGCATGAACGATAGAAACTGATATAACAGAGACTAATACTATTGTGGTTTGAATAACTAGAGAATTCATTTCAAAAGGCATTGATATATTCGTTTTTCACTCAATTCAAGATGTTTTACCATTAGAGTAAAATGAGATTAAAGGTGCTTCATTATTTATAGACCCGACGAAACATAGCTGTTATGGTTAGTTTTTGCTGTTACTGAATAACTATTTTTAAGAGGTCCATCGAATCGAATTTATCCATTGATAGGTTTTTATCGCTCATCTTGATTTTTTAGAGAATTATGTTATCCTGTTAACCATTAGCTGTGTTTGATACGTTACTATAGTTCTGTTTAGACTGAATGCTAAAAATGATACCTTTCCCAGTACGTACACTTAATTCTATATGTATTAAGTATAATATGGAGATATATGTTACATGCTTATATATAGAtgtacaaaaaatataacatgcGTATATACATGTGATAATGTGAGTTAATAACAAGTCATTTAATAACCCTCATCTGTTTTATGATAAGTGTCATTTTGGCTTATTTCACATATACAGTATTCAGATTTTTCTCAATATACAAACATATCTCTGTTTGACATATCACTAATTAAATCATATACTAATAAATGCAAatgttattagttttaaaCAACGGGTAAAACTGGAATTTGGTTTGAAAAGTCAGcatcaaaaatattacattcaGACATGAACGACTTCCTTTTTGAAGTGGAGATTTTTGAATATGTCAAATGAGtcaaaatgacaaattttttataaaacatatgaAGTATTTAAAATGACTagctaattatatatatgctaCATATTTCTATTATGTTTATACATATAGAATCAAGTGTACATTAGGGATCAAAAGGTATCGTTTTTAGAGTTATAGTTGTAATTAAGTTTTAAACCGAGTGAAATAACTCTGCCGACACAACGACAAGATAAAATGTAATAaactcttcttcactttccCATCAAGATTATTACATTAGCTTTCAAGTGCTAGTttcattatattatatgtatatacacacATGCGCACACATACACGTTGATGGGCTATGATCAACAATGAGAACCCCTTTTGCAGCTGAGTGCACCCGAGGCTATAGTTATCTCACCAACATGAGAGGACGGTCTCGCGGCTAGACTCGAAGCTTTTGAATAGCTTGATGATTTAGCTGGTCCAGCACCAGAATAGGTGAAGAATGCACCATTAAGCAGTAGATCTCCTTCAGATCTCCAATTCCAATTTCTCCATTCGTCTTCCGGCGCATCCTCGTGCTTTGTTACCTATTTCCCCCCAAAAAAGACATAAGGATACAATCCAAGAACTTTGAATAAAATTAAGTGAAATAATTTGACACATAGAATTTGgttaaaattgaagaaaaaaaaaaagtttgtgaaCCTCTTTGCTAGATGAGTCATCAGGAGCAAGAAAACGGTTGCCTTGAGAGTTGATGGTAGGATTAGCACTTCCTCCAATTGCATACATTTCCCAATGTGTATAGTCATTGTTCACCACATGGAAATATCCATGTCTACacctatatttatataatttttcatttaggttgttaaaatcaattttcatgTTCTACTTGTAGAATTCATCTCTCTGAATTGATCTACAtctaaaaataagatattaaCAAAATGTTAGCTCAACTAACcaactattattttttcagtTGATTTAGACATAGCTAGCATACTTATTTCGGTTGATCCATCTTAGATTTATTAAAGAACGAAACGTATTAAAGTTTAGAGCAGTAATTGTATCTTGgctttgttattttattttaagaatatgTCCAACCGACAATATACTTGACTTTTATAGTTGGTGACACATATATCCACAAATATAGgtatactaaataaaaaattctgtTTTGATAAAATACCTTGGCATTCTTTGGACGAGGCCTTCTCCAAAATGGTTAAAAGCGATAGTGACTTGCATGTTCTTGTCTTGTTCGTACGTATCACTGTGTCCCAATAACATAACCTTATTATGATGCGTCAAATAATTGTTCGAGATCGTTATAGCCGTTGATCCACGAATTGCATCAATTAACCCGTCGTTGCAATTCGATAGCGAGCAATGATCAACCCACACGTGGCTTCCACCGAATATTGACACACCGTCACCGTCGGATACCGTTCTATATCCGTAATGCTCTGGTGAGTCACGTACGTAAGTATTCCCACCTTGCTTGCAGTCATGTATGTGTAAACCATGGATGATGATGTTGGTTACATATTGTATGGTTATACATGGCCCACCGGAGATGTGTACGGAGGCTCCTCGTCCGTCTAGGGTTTTGAAAGAATTCATGATGAGTTCTTCTTTTAGTTGGATCGTCATGTCTCGCTTAAAAATGATCCATAGCGGTTCATCTTGAATGACTGCGTATCTTAGTGTTCCCGGTCTAGGGTTTACTGGATCATCGTTTCCTGGATCCGTGACCACATAGATTTCACCATCACGACCGCCAATAGCGTTCTTGCCAAAACCGATACCACAGTCTGCTAACcgttttcggtttttctccCAATCCTTGTCGCATCGCCAACAATCATCGATTGGATTACCACTCCCGCACGAGAAGAACCCTAGCTTCCTTCTTGATATGGACTcgtttatttttctaatgCATTAACCAACAGACAATATATTAGCATTAATTAATCTTGACGTACGTAATTAGGCGTACTCATAAGTCATAGCTATTAATGCAGCAATAGTAACAAGTGAGTTTGTGATCAAGATCAAAATTAGCCTTGGATAGAAAGAACTTGGAAGCAATATCTAATACCAAACATTTGACTATTTGAGTGTATGTAAAatgcttttacatttttgttagAACATATACCTGTGTACTTCCTCGACAACAAGCTCAGGGTCGGAAACGGGCAAAGACGAAGCGAGAGCGGAGAACAAAATGCAGCAGAAAAAGATAAGTGCGAAGGATAGATATGAAGAATTTAGCATTGTGTTTCTTTggctttttgttgttgataaatTTGAAGGTATTAAAAGAGAATTGGGACGAAACATATGAgtgaagagagaaagacaaaGCAAAGCGATAGACTATATAGCATATGAACACTTCGGGTGATTTATTGCGCATGCAACTTGACGTTAATTGGACCCACCTTGCTTAacctttttcctcttcttgtgAAATTATT includes:
- a CDS encoding GDSL-like Lipase/Acylhydrolase superfamily protein (GDSL-like Lipase/Acylhydrolase superfamily protein; FUNCTIONS IN: lipase activity, hydrolase activity, acting on ester bonds, carboxylesterase activity; INVOLVED IN: lipid metabolic process; LOCATED IN: endomembrane system; CONTAINS InterPro DOMAIN/s: Lipase, GDSL, active site (InterPro:IPR008265), Lipase, GDSL (InterPro:IPR001087); BEST Arabidopsis thaliana protein match is: GDSL-like Lipase/Acylhydrolase superfamily protein (TAIR:AT1G73610.1); Has 3351 Blast hits to 3312 proteins in 196 species: Archae - 0; Bacteria - 277; Metazoa - 0; Fungi - 13; Plants - 3044; Viruses - 0; Other Eukaryotes - 17 (source: NCBI BLink).), whose amino-acid sequence is MNSLVIQTTIVLVSVISVSIVHAGNIPAVIAFGDSILDTGNNNYLMTLTKVNFYPYGRDFVTRRATGRFGNGRIPTDLIAEGLGIKNIVPAYRSPFLEPNDILTGVSFASGGSGLDPMTARIQGVIWVPDQLNDFKAYIAKLNSITGDEEKTRSIISNAVFVISAGNNDIAITYFTNPIRNTRYTIFSYTDLMVSWTQSFIKELYNLGARKFAIMGTLPLGCLPGASNALGGLCLEPANAVARLFNRKLADEVNNLNSMLPGSRSIYVDMYNPLLELVKNPLRSGFISPTRPCCCAPAAPIPCLDASRYVFWDIAHPSEKAYQTIIPPIIQQIQQSFA
- a CDS encoding Pectin lyase-like superfamily protein (Pectin lyase-like superfamily protein; CONTAINS InterPro DOMAIN/s: Pectin lyase fold/virulence factor (InterPro:IPR011050), AmbAllergen (InterPro:IPR018082), Pectate lyase/Amb allergen (InterPro:IPR002022), Pectin lyase fold (InterPro:IPR012334), Parallel beta-helix repeat (InterPro:IPR006626); BEST Arabidopsis thaliana protein match is: Pectin lyase-like superfamily protein (TAIR:AT4G24780.2); Has 30201 Blast hits to 17322 proteins in 780 species: Archae - 12; Bacteria - 1396; Metazoa - 17338; Fungi - 3422; Plants - 5037; Viruses - 0; Other Eukaryotes - 2996 (source: NCBI BLink).), coding for MFRPNSLLIPSNLSTTKSQRNTMLNSSYLSFALIFFCCILFSALASSLPVSDPELVVEEVHRKINESISRRKLGFFSCGSGNPIDDCWRCDKDWEKNRKRLADCGIGFGKNAIGGRDGEIYVVTDPGNDDPVNPRPGTLRYAVIQDEPLWIIFKRDMTIQLKEELIMNSFKTLDGRGASVHISGGPCITIQYVTNIIIHGLHIHDCKQGGNTYVRDSPEHYGYRTVSDGDGVSIFGGSHVWVDHCSLSNCNDGLIDAIRGSTAITISNNYLTHHNKVMLLGHSDTYEQDKNMQVTIAFNHFGEGLVQRMPRCRHGYFHVVNNDYTHWEMYAIGGSANPTINSQGNRFLAPDDSSSKEVTKHEDAPEDEWRNWNWRSEGDLLLNGAFFTYSGAGPAKSSSYSKASSLAARPSSHVGEITIASGALSCKRGSHC